CTTCATGAAGCGCGTGCACGAAGAGATGAAGACTCTGGGCGGCGAGAAAAACCCGCTGACGATCATCGCCAAGCGCTTTTCCGACGAAACGCGAGTGATCTGTTTCGATGAATTCTTCGTCTCCGACATCACCGACGCCATGATCCTTGGCACGCTGATGGAAGAACTGTTCAAGAACGGCGTGACCCTGGTCGCGACCTCGAACATCGTGCCGGACGGTCTGTACAAGGACGGCCTGCAACGTGCGCGCTTCTTGCCGGCCATTGCGCTGATCAAGCAGAACACCGAAATCGTCAACGTCGACAGCGGCGTCGATTACCGTCTGCGTCACCTCGAGCAAGCGGAACTGTTCCACTTCCCGCTGGACGAAGCCGCCCAGGAAAGCCTGCGCAAGAGTTTCCGGGCCCTGACGCCGGAATGCACGGCTGCCGTCGAGAACGACGTGCTGATGATCGAGAACCGTGAAATCCGCGCCGTGCGCACTTGCGATGACGTGGCTTGGTTCGACTTCCGCGAACTGTGCGACGGCCCGCGCAGCCAGAACGACTACATCGAACTGGGCAAGATCTTCCATGCCGTGTTGCTCAGCGGCGTCGAGCAGATGAGCGTCACCACCGACGACATCGCCCGACGTTTTATCAACATGGTCGACGAGTTCTACGACCGCAACGTGAAGCTGATCATCTCCGCCGAAGTCGAGCTTAAAGACCTCTACACCGGCGGTCGCTTGACCTTCGAGTTCCAGCGCACGCTTAGCCGCTTGCTGGAAATGCAGTCTCACGAATTCCTGTCCCGGGCGCACAAGCCGTAGGACATTTCGGAAAATAAAAAGGGCCTGCATTGCAGGCCCTTTTTTATGCGCGCTGAAGAGCCAATCTGGATTGGTGTCCAGCCCTTAAGCTGCTTGTTGAAACTGCTGTCGATACTGATTCGGCGACAACTCCGTATGCTGGCGGAACAGTCGGGCGAAGAAGCTCGCATCGTCGTATCCGACTTCATAGCTGATGGTCTTGATGCTCTTGCGGCTGCCGGACAACAAGCCCTTGGCGGTCTCGATGCGCAGGCGTTGCAGGTAATGCAGCGGTTTATCGCCGGTGGCGGTCTGGAAGCGTCGCATGAAGTTGCGGATGCTCATGCCGTGTTCGCGGGCCACGTCTTCGAAGCGGAATTTATCGGCGAAGTGTTCTTCGAGCCAATGCTGGATCTGCAGGATGATCACATCCTGGTGCAGTTTCTGCCCGCCGAAACCGATCCGCCCCGGCGCATAGCTGCGTTGTACTTCGTAGAGAATGTCGCGAGCCACAGCCTGGGCCACGTTGGCACCGCAAAAGCGCTCGATCAGGTAAATGTAGAGGTCGCAGGCCGAGGTGGTGCCACCGGCGCAATACAGGTTGTCGGCGTCGGTCAGGTGTTTGTCCTGGTTGAGGTGAACCTGAGGGAAGCGCTCGGCGAATGCATTGAAGAAGCGCCAGTACGTGGTCGCTTCCTTACCGTTGAGCAGCCCGGCTTCGGCGAGCCAGAACACCCCCGTGGCCTCGCCACACAGCACTGCCCCGCGGGCGTGTTGTTCGCGCAGCCACGGCAGGACCTGTGGATAACGTTTGCAGAGCGTGTCGAAATCGTCCCAGAAGGCGGGGAGGATGATGACGTCGGCATTTTCCAGGCCGCCGTCCACCGGCATGATCACGTCGCTGAAGCTGTTCACCGGTTTGCCGTCGGGGCTGACCAGTCGGGTTTCGAACGCCGGTGTCAGGCCGTGGCCCAGTTGTTTGCCATAGCGCAGGCTGGCCAGATGGAAGAAATCCTTGGCTTGCATGAGGGTGGAAGCGAAAACCCGGTCGATAGCCAGGATGCTGACGCGCCGCAAGGGCTTGGAGGCTTGGTTAGACATAATTCAACTTTATTCTTATAGGGGAAAGTGGTCACCAGACGGCTGGATCGTCTTATTTTTTGTCGGATGTGTCCAGTGTCCTGTATCGGAAGCGAGGCTTAGTCTCTGAAGATCAATTCCGTCTGACAATAACGACAGGTGACGCATGATCCCCAGAACCTTGTTCAGCCCCGAGCACGAACTTTTTCGCGACAGCGTGCGAACGTTCCTCGAAAAAGAGGCCGTGCCGTTCCATGGGCAATGGGAGAAACAAGGCTATATCGACCGCAATCTCTGGAACAAGGCGGGGGAGGCGGGGATGCTCTGTTCGCATCTGCCGGAAGAATACGGCGGGTTGGGGGCTGACTTTCTCTATAGCGCAGTGGTGATCGAGGAGGTCGGTCGTCTGGGGCTGACCGGGATCGGATTTTCTCTTCATTCGGACATTGTTGCGCCTTATATCCTGCATTACGGCAGTGAGGAGCTGAAACACAAATACCTGCCCAAGCTGGTGTCTGGCGAGATGGTCACTGCGATCGCCATGACCGAGCCGGGTGCTGGCTCCGACCTGCAGGGGGTGAAGACTACCGCGGTGCTGGAGGGCGACGAATACGTGATCAACGGTTCGAAGACTTTCATCACCAACGGCTTTCTGGCTGACCTGGTGATCGTCGTGGCCAAGACTGATCCGAAAGCGGGGGCGAAGGGCACCAGTCTGTTTCTGGTGGAGGCCAACACGCCGGGTTTCGCCAAGGGCAAGCGCCTGGAAAAGGTCGGCATGAAGGCTCAAGACACCTCGGAGCTGTTCTTCCAGGACGTTCGGGTGCCCAAGGAAAACCTATTGGGCCAAGCGGGGATGGGCTTCGCTTACCTGATGCAGGAATTACCGCAGGAGCGCTTGACGGTCGCGGTGGGAGGCTTGGCGTCAGCCGAAGCGGCGTTGCAGTGGACGCTGGATTACACCCGTGAGCGCAAGGCTTTCGGCAAGGCCATCGCCGACTTCCAGAACACCCGCTTCAAGCTCGCTGAAATGGCGACCGAGATCCAGATCGGCCGGGTTTTCGTCGATCGCTGCCTGGAACTGCATCTGCAAGGCAAGCTCGACGTGCCGACGGCGGCGATGGCCAAGTACTGGGGCACCGACCTGCAATGCAAGGTGCTCGACGAATGCGTGCAGTTGCATGGCGGTTACGGATTCATGTGGGAATACCCGATCGCCCGGGCATGGGCGGATGCGCGGGTGCAGCGGATTTATGCCGGGACCAATGAAATCATGAAGGAGATTATTGCGCGGTCGCTGTAATGCAGCGTGATCGTTCCCACGCAGAGCGTGGGAACGATCGTCGACGTAAGTTACGGTGCCGGATTCGGCTGATCCTGGTGTATC
The Pseudomonas sp. GR 6-02 genome window above contains:
- a CDS encoding GlxA family transcriptional regulator, with the translated sequence MASLRYGKQLGHGLTPAFETRLVSPDGKPVNSFSDVIMPVDGGLENADVIILPAFWDDFDTLCKRYPQVLPWLREQHARGAVLCGEATGVFWLAEAGLLNGKEATTYWRFFNAFAERFPQVHLNQDKHLTDADNLYCAGGTTSACDLYIYLIERFCGANVAQAVARDILYEVQRSYAPGRIGFGGQKLHQDVIILQIQHWLEEHFADKFRFEDVAREHGMSIRNFMRRFQTATGDKPLHYLQRLRIETAKGLLSGSRKSIKTISYEVGYDDASFFARLFRQHTELSPNQYRQQFQQAA
- the zapE gene encoding cell division protein ZapE encodes the protein MTPLERYQADLKRPEFFHDAAQETAVRHLQRLYDDLVAASQNKPGLLGKLFGKKDQAPVKGLYFWGGVGRGKTYLVDTFFEALPFKEKTRTHFHRFMKRVHEEMKTLGGEKNPLTIIAKRFSDETRVICFDEFFVSDITDAMILGTLMEELFKNGVTLVATSNIVPDGLYKDGLQRARFLPAIALIKQNTEIVNVDSGVDYRLRHLEQAELFHFPLDEAAQESLRKSFRALTPECTAAVENDVLMIENREIRAVRTCDDVAWFDFRELCDGPRSQNDYIELGKIFHAVLLSGVEQMSVTTDDIARRFINMVDEFYDRNVKLIISAEVELKDLYTGGRLTFEFQRTLSRLLEMQSHEFLSRAHKP
- a CDS encoding acyl-CoA dehydrogenase family protein, producing the protein MIPRTLFSPEHELFRDSVRTFLEKEAVPFHGQWEKQGYIDRNLWNKAGEAGMLCSHLPEEYGGLGADFLYSAVVIEEVGRLGLTGIGFSLHSDIVAPYILHYGSEELKHKYLPKLVSGEMVTAIAMTEPGAGSDLQGVKTTAVLEGDEYVINGSKTFITNGFLADLVIVVAKTDPKAGAKGTSLFLVEANTPGFAKGKRLEKVGMKAQDTSELFFQDVRVPKENLLGQAGMGFAYLMQELPQERLTVAVGGLASAEAALQWTLDYTRERKAFGKAIADFQNTRFKLAEMATEIQIGRVFVDRCLELHLQGKLDVPTAAMAKYWGTDLQCKVLDECVQLHGGYGFMWEYPIARAWADARVQRIYAGTNEIMKEIIARSL